The following proteins come from a genomic window of Pseudomonas syringae:
- a CDS encoding VF530 family DNA-binding protein — MTTPISDPLHGVTLEQILRALVEHYEWSGLAERIDIRCFKSDPSIKSSLTFLRKTPWAREKVEALYVKLHRGKGW, encoded by the coding sequence ATGACAACACCCATTTCCGATCCGCTGCACGGCGTTACGCTGGAGCAGATTCTCAGGGCGCTGGTCGAGCACTACGAATGGTCGGGGCTGGCCGAGCGCATCGACATTCGCTGCTTCAAGAGCGATCCGAGCATCAAGTCCAGCCTGACGTTCCTGCGCAAGACCCCTTGGGCACGCGAAAAAGTCGAAGCCTTGTACGTAAAGCTGCATCGCGGCAAAGGCTGGTAG
- a CDS encoding Pr6Pr family membrane protein: protein MHSQHPQPAQGQRYYALVAACLGWTGLVIQLYLIFMGRYADHASLLGGLVRFFSFFTVLTNTLVAVALSCVLTQRQSAGHRFFRHPVVCAGIAVSIALVGIAYNLLLRHLWHPQGWQWVTDELLHDVMPLAFVVYWWLFVPKGQLRFKHVAQWALYPVVYFAYILFRGDMIGDYMYPFIDVGTLGFLKAFGNALGVLLGFVLIALLLVGIDKWAARRTA from the coding sequence ATGCACAGCCAACATCCGCAACCTGCGCAGGGACAGCGCTATTACGCCTTGGTGGCCGCCTGTCTGGGCTGGACGGGGCTGGTGATTCAGCTTTATCTGATTTTCATGGGGCGTTACGCCGACCATGCCAGCCTGTTGGGCGGGCTGGTGCGGTTTTTCAGTTTCTTTACTGTGCTCACCAATACCCTCGTGGCGGTTGCCCTGAGCTGCGTGCTGACGCAGCGTCAATCGGCGGGCCATCGCTTTTTCCGTCACCCGGTGGTGTGCGCCGGCATCGCGGTCAGCATTGCGCTGGTCGGCATCGCCTACAACCTGCTGTTACGCCACTTGTGGCATCCGCAGGGCTGGCAGTGGGTGACCGATGAGTTGCTGCACGATGTGATGCCGCTGGCTTTCGTGGTGTATTGGTGGCTGTTTGTGCCCAAAGGCCAATTGCGTTTTAAACATGTTGCGCAGTGGGCGCTGTATCCGGTGGTGTACTTTGCCTACATTTTGTTTCGGGGCGACATGATCGGGGACTACATGTATCCGTTTATCGATGTAGGCACCCTCGGTTTTCTGAAGGCCTTCGGCAACGCGCTGGGCGTGCTGCTCGGGTTTGTACTGATTGCACTGCTGCTGGTCGGGATCGACAAATGGGCGGCTCGTCGCACTGCATGA
- a CDS encoding siderophore-interacting protein: protein MNSPQSIHRVMHEIKRRKLEVLRVTDLTPLMRRITLHGPELAGFISLGTDDHVKLFFPQTPEQQAALEDLTVNSDKDAPRPPMRDYTPRRYDEARGELDIDFVLHGEGPAATWAAQAQPGQFLHIAGPRGSMVVPDMFDSYLLIGDETAIPSIARRLEALPANRAALVVVEVATEQEQQTFQSAAQVDVIWIVRDEQNLVDVVRRLEMPEGKLYAWVATESGLSRKLRRVLLDEFGLEEDFVKAAGYWKLGDSEE, encoded by the coding sequence ATGAATTCGCCACAATCGATCCATCGCGTCATGCATGAAATCAAGCGCCGCAAGCTGGAAGTGTTGCGGGTTACGGACCTGACCCCGTTGATGCGTCGCATCACGTTGCACGGCCCTGAACTGGCAGGTTTCATCAGCCTGGGGACCGATGACCACGTCAAACTGTTCTTTCCGCAAACCCCGGAACAACAGGCGGCACTGGAAGACCTGACCGTTAACAGCGACAAGGACGCACCACGCCCGCCCATGCGCGATTACACCCCACGCCGTTACGACGAAGCCCGCGGCGAACTGGACATCGACTTTGTCCTGCATGGCGAAGGGCCGGCTGCCACCTGGGCCGCTCAGGCGCAACCGGGGCAGTTCCTGCACATTGCCGGGCCACGTGGTTCGATGGTCGTGCCGGACATGTTCGACAGCTATCTGCTGATCGGCGACGAGACCGCTATTCCATCCATCGCCCGGCGTCTGGAAGCATTGCCCGCCAACCGCGCTGCGCTGGTGGTGGTCGAGGTGGCCACCGAGCAGGAACAGCAGACCTTCCAGAGCGCGGCACAGGTCGATGTGATCTGGATCGTGCGTGATGAACAGAACCTGGTGGACGTCGTTCGCCGTCTGGAAATGCCTGAGGGCAAGCTCTATGCGTGGGTTGCGACCGAGTCCGGTTTGTCACGCAAGCTGCGTCGGGTGCTGCTGGACGAGTTCGGGCTGGAAGAAGACTTCGTCAAGGCCGCTGGCTACTGGAAACTGGGCGACAGCGAAGAGTAA
- a CDS encoding PadR family transcriptional regulator, with translation MKNMREDKHPPHHRPPHLRETGEDRDGFEKRPGRERGGRGPRVFAPGDLKLLLLALIAEQPAHGYDLIRKIEGLFDGAYCPSPGVIYPTLTFLEESEMIAGDAQAGKKLYTVTDAGRSSLQDQAVALDGVRTRIDVSKRSLRGHDRPPEIHEAVHNLRHALQMHHGRWSPEEILRVSELLNSTAKAIVDGPQSASEASV, from the coding sequence ATGAAAAACATGCGTGAAGACAAACACCCTCCCCACCACCGTCCGCCGCACCTTCGTGAAACGGGCGAAGACCGCGACGGTTTCGAAAAGCGCCCTGGGCGTGAACGCGGCGGCCGAGGCCCACGGGTCTTTGCCCCGGGTGATCTGAAATTGCTGCTGCTGGCACTGATTGCCGAGCAGCCCGCCCATGGCTATGACCTGATCCGCAAAATTGAAGGCCTGTTCGATGGCGCGTATTGCCCGAGCCCTGGCGTGATCTATCCGACCCTGACCTTTCTTGAAGAAAGCGAAATGATCGCGGGCGACGCGCAGGCTGGCAAAAAGCTCTACACCGTGACCGACGCTGGCCGCAGTTCACTGCAGGATCAGGCGGTTGCACTGGACGGCGTGCGTACGCGCATTGATGTCAGCAAGCGCTCGTTGCGCGGCCATGACCGGCCGCCAGAGATTCACGAAGCGGTGCATAACCTGCGGCATGCCCTGCAAATGCACCATGGCCGCTGGAGCCCGGAAGAAATCCTGCGGGTCAGCGAGCTGCTCAACAGCACCGCCAAGGCCATCGTTGACGGGCCTCAATCTGCGTCGGAGGCTTCTGTATGA